CTGAATGCGAGTCAATCGATAGTTTCAGTTTGATCAAGTCTAACAAGCAAAACCTTTTGGAGTTGGACATGACAACATACTTGAAGACGGTCGACTCATGTTGCCTAAAACCTTCCTCTGCGGGTACAGACAAAGGATGGGTTTTTTGCTTGCCAGCTGAACAAAGCGTATGCGAAGAACATGTTGAAAGTAACTCGTCGTTGGTCAAGGAGAAGATGGAAGGTTTAATGGgaaaaatagcaaaaaaatcTTGGAAACACAATAATTGGATAGTCCAATTTTGGGCGCCCAAAATGGAGAATGATAGGTGTTGTCTGAAAACTTCAGATCAACCTTATGCTGTTGGCTGTCTTGCAGAGGGTGTAGCTTCCTTTAGGAAACATTGTATGGAAAATTACTATTTTGTTGACGACAAAGCCAAACAAGATGAACTCGGACCCCCTGGACGTGTCTTCAGATTCAAACATCCTGAAATTAGCCCCGACCTCTTCTACTACACTAGAGAAGAATTTCCAAAGAGAAACTTTGCTATGGTTTGTGGCAATCGAGGATACTTGGCTTTACCCGTATTTGGGAATAAAGTTAAAGGATGTTACAAGATTGTGGGTGTGCTAGAGTTCCTAGGATTTTGTCATTCTGACCTTCCACTCATCGAAAAACTAATGAAGGTACAATCTCTTGCCATTTTTGACTTGTTATTATATAAAATCGTTGTGAAAACAATATACCTGTCAATACAGGCAACAAGACTACGCTCGCACATAAACTATTGTCGGGGATTCTTAGCAAATGAACCTGTCAGTGTATGCTTTAATACAATTTTAGCTTTGCAAATCTGTCACCAACATGCTTGCATGCATGCATGTCTTTATTCgagttaatttgttttatttgaatCAGATTTTCAATGGTGCGGGAAAAGCTTTGAGAGAAATCCGTAATGTCCTTAAATTAACCAACGTCATTCCCCAACTCTATATGGCAAATGTTTGGGTCCCTACGGGAGACTGTGGTAGTACTCCTAATAGTAATAGGAGTTGCATGGAGCTGAAATTGTCTACTCGTTATTTGTTGGAATCTATGGCTAATCACCGGATTCATGTTCAAGCCAGAAAAGGGATGATTGGGATGGTATTGGCATCTGAAAACAAATCATGTTTTTGTCCAACTTTAAGTGAGTTTAGCATAGTTGACAACCCCATGTCACACTATGACATGAGGGATCGACGTGATGTTTGTTTTGCAATTTGTTTGCAAAGTTCAGATACCGGCAACCTTGTTTATGTTATGGAGTTCTTTCTCTACCAAGGTCCTGCAACACATATGTGTGTTGGGTCCTTCTTGAGCCTTCTATTGCCAATACTACTGCATAAATTAAGATCATTTAAGCTGGCATGTGGAAAGCAACTAGGAGAAGAACTGGTGGTTGAAGTTATTGAATTTTCTGATGCAAACAAGCTTGATTCCTCTGAATTAGAGCATGCATGTGTGTATCCAGTCATATTTAAAAGTGTGCAGTACAATCAAAAGGGGTGCCATCTCACTGAAGTACAACAACCGAATGCGTATCATCATATGGAAGAAGAACAACACGCAGAAGAATGCAATGAAGAAGAACAACATGCAGAAGAAAGGGCCGTTGGTAATTCACATTTCAGTGCACcaaaaagagagaagagaaaaaagctAAAAGATGTTGACGCTGAGGTTCTCAAATCACATTATGGGAAGAAGCTAAAAGATGTTGCAAAAGAGGTTGGTGGTAagtatatagtactataaaCAGTGGTTGAGTCTGTTGTGAAACTAAATGTTTATTATCTACTTACATGATGTGTATTAACTTGTTCTTACAGTCAGTAAGTCAACATTTAAGCGCGCATGCAGGGAACTTGACATTCCGAGGTGggaaaataatataaaacaaaagaaaaattcaTCCATTGTTGAGCAAGACATGTTGCCATCAAGCAGCAACCTTGATCCATTGGATAATGTGACACAAATAAACACAGGAAAGGTGATTGTAAAGGTGAAGTATAAAGaagatataataaaatttgagttgTCTCTGTCATCATTAGGATTGGCAAAGCTTAGTGAAGAAGTGGCGAAGAGACTGAAAGAAGTGGCGAAGAGACTAAATCTGGAGATGGGTAGTTTCAATTTGAAATACATGGATGAAGATGGTGATGAGATTTTAATATGCAACGATGATGATTTGCAACTCTGTCCAAAGACTAGAACGACAAAAGGCGAGACACTCATCCAACTGTTGGTTCGATGACAATACTAGCTCCACTTTTTTCTTTCAATTCATTTATGAACAAGCGCCTTTGTAAGTTTCTGGACTGATTTGGCTTACACATTATGCTCTGTCAAAACTTTGTTTGTATCTCTCTCTTCATAGGATCTTGAAACGATTATCTTTAAACATATGTGTGTCAGTTTCTGATCTTCAAATAAATGTTCTTCCTCCTATGCTATACATGCTGCATTGTTCATAATTAAAGGGATAGTGTTATTTCTTGATCGCACTTTCATGATTTTTGGTAGCGATTTTATTGTGAATATATCTGTGTAAAATATAATGGTGGAGATTTGGGACTCTGttttattagtattttgttTTCGAATTTTAGCTGAGGATTGCACTTGGAATTATATGTTGTTGGCTATATCTGATTTAGAGTTAAGCATAGTGGATCTACATTTAAACTATACGTAATGATATACAAAggttttgttaatttttccttTTAAAGTTTATGCAAAATTTGAGAGAGCAATATCTGGTTTTTGTGGTTTCCTATTTCTTTTGAGGTGATAGCAATTTATATCCTGAAATTCAACAGAGGGAGAACACTTTATTTGAAGATTTGGTATCCACACATGTGTAAAGAGATGAACTTATTAAAGATCTGGTCGAGTAGAAGACTGTAGAATAGATCCTCTGAGGAGATTCATGAGCTATTAAATGGTTTCGTGTTTCCATCACCAGTTAGTTCGCCTTTGTTCCCACAAACGGTTTACAACTACTTGTCTATGTAACCAAAATAGGCTGAGTTCTCCTAAACCATGGCCGTCTGTTTAACAGCGTAGCTTTATTTCCTGTAAGATTCAAGTTCTGTTAGATTTCATTGCTTTTGATCAATCTCAAGTTATGCTTAACTACACATGTTATGACATTGAGCAACcaagtttaaaaataaaagatgagTGAGTTGTATGTATACCTAAAGACTATGTGAATACATGCATCTtttcatatgtatatatattttctttacCATTGCTGGCATTTAAAACAAGATTCTGTTACTTGATTTTTCCTACAATTGTGTTTTGATCATCTTTTCTATGGCATTGTAGTGACTGAAGTTCATGGGCGCACGCTTGGAGTTTGGACATTGCTACTTGCACTCTTTGCTATCTCTGTGCGTTCAACCTCGATAACAAGCCTCTGTATTTGGCCACATTTCTATCCTTTATCTATGCGTTCAGCTATTTCCTGTCGGGATATCTGATTTACCACACAACTGTTGGCTTCTTTGCTGGTAAAGCCCCTGCTGTTAACTGAAAATGAAGATGTatcatcactcttgtttagaaaCCATGCCATTGCTTTCCT
This genomic interval from Salvia splendens isolate huo1 chromosome 13, SspV2, whole genome shotgun sequence contains the following:
- the LOC121761188 gene encoding protein NLP7-like isoform X2; translation: MDDELIRDGCLDEYSSITDFKQNLGEEPLIHEEFAGGWVLYENEKEKEKEKLSSQLKIISLLRIITSSSYGMVAHSHCLMQFWTVEGSHHYLSCSHHPFYVGSLHKGLCRLRKLCIDQQYVAGGGDDEQQLGGVGRVYRNMLPESTQDLSLYSTHEFPMRDEAARCGFRAYIALPLFDSTHPNQFYGVLEIFLGCNYVHMMRHLLSLLGGELQSAGLRSNHKPTIANIMRRPGSDISEVLELAMETIPRIYLALVWIPCNKQCSNISTNLRCMEMVSFIDSQTKILNSGIDIDADMRVYLLACEYHNLQIDLRRCHSTLRGLTISENSMAHYAQRARMSHCIAVSHQSNDNNLDYVIQFFLRPKYTRDDHSLRLLLRLLKINLKSVSVMFVSGKSLLEEYERPDATECESIDSFSLIKSNKQNLLELDMTTYLKTVDSCCLKPSSAGTDKGWVFCLPAEQSVCEEHVESNSSLVKEKMEGLMGKIAKKSWKHNNWIVQFWAPKMENDRCCLKTSDQPYAVGCLAEGVASFRKHCMENYYFVDDKAKQDELGPPGRVFRFKHPEISPDLFYYTREEFPKRNFAMVCGNRGYLALPVFGNKVKGCYKIVGVLEFLGFCHSDLPLIEKLMKATRLRSHINYCRGFLANEPVSIFNGAGKALREIRNVLKLTNVIPQLYMANVWVPTGDCGSTPNSNRSCMELKLSTRYLLESMANHRIHVQARKGMIGMVLASENKSCFCPTLSEFSIVDNPMSHYDMRDRRDVCFAICLQSSDTGNLVYVMEFFLYQGPATHMCVGSFLSLLLPILLHKLRSFKLACGKQLGEELVVEVIEFSDANKLDSSELEHACVYPVIFKSVQYNQKGCHLTEVQQPNAYHHMEEEQHAEECNEEEQHAEERAVGNSHFSAPKREKRKKLKDVDAEVLKSHYGKKLKDVAKESVSQHLSAHAGNLTFRGGKII
- the LOC121761188 gene encoding protein NLP6-like isoform X1, which codes for MDDELIRDGCLDEYSSITDFKQNLGEEPLIHEEFAGGWVLYENEKEKEKEKLSSQLKIISLLRIITSSSYGMVAHSHCLMQFWTVEGSHHYLSCSHHPFYVGSLHKGLCRLRKLCIDQQYVAGGGDDEQQLGGVGRVYRNMLPESTQDLSLYSTHEFPMRDEAARCGFRAYIALPLFDSTHPNQFYGVLEIFLGCNYVHMMRHLLSLLGGELQSAGLRSNHKPTIANIMRRPGSDISEVLELAMETIPRIYLALVWIPCNKQCSNISTNLRCMEMVSFIDSQTKILNSGIDIDADMRVYLLACEYHNLQIDLRRCHSTLRGLTISENSMAHYAQRARMSHCIAVSHQSNDNNLDYVIQFFLRPKYTRDDHSLRLLLRLLKINLKSVSVMFVSGKSLLEEYERPDATECESIDSFSLIKSNKQNLLELDMTTYLKTVDSCCLKPSSAGTDKGWVFCLPAEQSVCEEHVESNSSLVKEKMEGLMGKIAKKSWKHNNWIVQFWAPKMENDRCCLKTSDQPYAVGCLAEGVASFRKHCMENYYFVDDKAKQDELGPPGRVFRFKHPEISPDLFYYTREEFPKRNFAMVCGNRGYLALPVFGNKVKGCYKIVGVLEFLGFCHSDLPLIEKLMKATRLRSHINYCRGFLANEPVSIFNGAGKALREIRNVLKLTNVIPQLYMANVWVPTGDCGSTPNSNRSCMELKLSTRYLLESMANHRIHVQARKGMIGMVLASENKSCFCPTLSEFSIVDNPMSHYDMRDRRDVCFAICLQSSDTGNLVYVMEFFLYQGPATHMCVGSFLSLLLPILLHKLRSFKLACGKQLGEELVVEVIEFSDANKLDSSELEHACVYPVIFKSVQYNQKGCHLTEVQQPNAYHHMEEEQHAEECNEEEQHAEERAVGNSHFSAPKREKRKKLKDVDAEVLKSHYGKKLKDVAKEVGVSKSTFKRACRELDIPRWENNIKQKKNSSIVEQDMLPSSSNLDPLDNVTQINTGKVIVKVKYKEDIIKFELSLSSLGLAKLSEEVAKRLKEVAKRLNLEMGSFNLKYMDEDGDEILICNDDDLQLCPKTRTTKGETLIQLLVR